One window of Microbacterium sediminis genomic DNA carries:
- the pepN gene encoding aminopeptidase N, with product MPGENLTRIEAQERRAVVDTQSYAVTLDLTKGDEVFGSRSVVRFTATPGASTFIDLIARDVREVTLNGVQLEPEVVYADSRIRLEGLAAENELVVDADCEYTNTGEGLHRFVDPVDGEVYLYTQFEVPDSRRVFAVFEQPDLKATFQFTVTAPAAWQVVSNQPTPEPIPHDDGHTATWGFEPTPRISSYITALIAGPYEVVRSELTNAEGRVIPLGVFARKSLWEHVDADYIFEKTRQGFAYYEEKFGYPYPFAKYDQLFVPEFNAGAMENAGAVTFTETYVFRSKVTDAVKERRVVTILHELAHMWFGDLVTMKWWNDLWLNESFAEWASTIATAEATEWTEAWTTFNAMEKTWAYRQDQLPSTHPVVAEINDLEDVQVNFDGITYAKGGSVLKQLAAWVGIDAFFSGVGAYFHKHAFSNTELSDLLVELERTSGRELSSWSKKWLETAGVNTLSPVIDEDVDGRITRFRVIQTAPADYATIRPHRLGIGFYDLQDGALVRTHRVEIDVDGDVTEVAELKGRQRPALVLLNDEDLAYAKIRLDDKSLATAIDHLSAIADPLARSLVWGAAWDQTRDAETAASDYVDLVLRNIGDETESTTIRTTLSQLLLAANSYVAPENREATRAKVADALWGLLQEATPGSDLQLQLATSFASAASTPTHWEHVRRLREGELVLEGLTIDTDLSWQLLISLAAGGVADGAAIDAALAEDNTAKGGEFAAQARAAMPTAEAKQAAWSALIDEDTLPNTVVRSAAAGFVHPATRDQLTAFIPKYFDMLIPIWEGRTYQIASYLIELLYPAPLANVELRDATRAWLAAHAEAPAALRRIVHECLAGVERALTAQARDAE from the coding sequence GTGCCTGGAGAGAACCTCACCCGGATCGAGGCGCAGGAGCGTCGCGCCGTCGTCGACACGCAGTCCTACGCGGTCACGCTCGACCTCACCAAGGGTGACGAGGTGTTCGGCTCGCGCAGCGTCGTCCGCTTCACCGCGACCCCCGGCGCCTCCACGTTCATCGACCTCATCGCCCGCGACGTGCGCGAGGTGACCCTCAACGGCGTGCAGCTCGAGCCCGAGGTGGTCTACGCCGACTCGCGCATCCGCCTCGAGGGCCTCGCCGCCGAGAACGAGCTCGTCGTCGACGCCGACTGCGAGTACACCAACACGGGCGAGGGCCTGCACCGCTTCGTCGACCCCGTCGACGGCGAGGTCTACCTCTACACCCAGTTCGAGGTGCCCGACTCGCGCCGCGTGTTCGCCGTCTTCGAGCAGCCCGACCTCAAGGCCACGTTCCAGTTCACGGTCACGGCGCCGGCCGCGTGGCAGGTCGTCTCCAACCAGCCCACGCCCGAGCCGATCCCCCACGACGACGGCCACACCGCCACGTGGGGCTTCGAGCCGACCCCGCGCATCTCGTCGTACATCACGGCGCTCATCGCCGGCCCCTACGAGGTGGTCCGCTCGGAGCTGACCAACGCCGAGGGCCGCGTGATCCCCCTCGGCGTGTTCGCCCGCAAGAGCCTGTGGGAGCACGTCGACGCCGACTACATCTTCGAGAAGACCCGTCAGGGCTTCGCGTACTACGAGGAGAAGTTCGGCTACCCGTACCCGTTCGCGAAGTATGACCAGCTGTTCGTGCCCGAGTTCAACGCGGGCGCCATGGAGAACGCCGGTGCCGTGACGTTCACCGAGACCTACGTCTTCCGCAGCAAGGTGACCGACGCCGTCAAGGAGCGCCGGGTCGTCACGATCCTGCATGAGCTGGCCCACATGTGGTTCGGCGATCTCGTCACCATGAAGTGGTGGAACGACCTGTGGCTCAACGAGTCGTTCGCGGAGTGGGCGTCGACCATCGCCACCGCCGAGGCCACCGAGTGGACCGAGGCGTGGACCACCTTCAACGCCATGGAGAAGACCTGGGCGTACCGCCAGGACCAGCTGCCCTCCACCCACCCCGTCGTCGCCGAGATCAACGATCTCGAGGACGTCCAGGTGAACTTCGACGGCATCACCTACGCCAAGGGCGGATCCGTCCTCAAGCAGCTCGCCGCGTGGGTGGGCATCGACGCGTTCTTCTCGGGCGTCGGCGCCTACTTCCACAAGCACGCGTTCTCGAACACCGAGCTGAGCGATCTGCTCGTCGAGCTGGAGCGCACCAGCGGCCGCGAGCTGTCGAGCTGGTCGAAGAAGTGGCTCGAGACGGCCGGCGTCAACACCCTCTCGCCCGTGATCGACGAGGACGTGGACGGCCGCATCACCCGCTTCCGCGTCATCCAGACCGCGCCCGCCGACTACGCCACGATCCGCCCGCACCGCCTCGGCATCGGGTTCTACGACCTGCAGGACGGCGCCCTCGTGCGCACGCACCGGGTCGAGATCGACGTGGACGGCGACGTCACCGAGGTCGCCGAGCTCAAGGGCCGCCAGCGCCCCGCCCTCGTGCTGCTCAACGACGAGGACCTCGCGTACGCGAAGATCCGCCTCGACGACAAGAGCCTCGCCACGGCCATCGACCACCTGTCGGCGATCGCCGATCCGCTGGCCCGCTCGCTCGTGTGGGGCGCGGCGTGGGACCAGACGCGCGACGCCGAGACCGCCGCGAGCGACTACGTCGACCTCGTGCTGCGCAACATCGGCGACGAGACCGAGTCGACCACCATCCGCACCACGCTGTCGCAGCTGCTGCTCGCGGCGAACTCCTACGTGGCGCCCGAGAACCGCGAGGCCACGCGCGCGAAGGTCGCCGATGCCCTGTGGGGGCTGCTGCAGGAGGCCACCCCGGGCAGCGACCTGCAGCTGCAGCTGGCCACCTCGTTCGCGTCGGCGGCGTCCACGCCCACGCACTGGGAGCACGTGCGGCGCCTGCGCGAGGGCGAGCTCGTGCTCGAGGGGCTCACGATCGACACCGACCTCAGCTGGCAGCTGCTCATCTCGCTCGCGGCGGGCGGCGTGGCCGACGGCGCGGCGATCGACGCGGCGCTCGCCGAGGACAACACGGCCAAGGGCGGCGAGTTCGCCGCCCAGGCGCGCGCGGCGATGCCGACCGCGGAGGCCAAGCAGGCCGCATGGTCCGCGCTCATCGACGAGGACACACTGCCCAACACGGTGGTCCGCTCGGCGGCCGCCGGCTTCGTGCACCCCGCAACGCGCGATCAGCTCACGGCGTTCATCCCGAAGTACTTCGACATGCTGATCCCGATCTGGGAGGGCCGCACCTACCAGATCGCGTCGTACCTCATCGAGCTGCTCTATCCCGCGCCGCTGGCCAACGTGGAGCTGCGCGACGCCACGCGAGCCTGGCTCGCGGCGCACGCGGAGGCCCCGGCGGCCCTGCGCCGCATCGTGCACGAGTGCCTGGCGGGGGTCGAGCGGGCCCTCACCGCCCAGGCGCGCGACGCGGAGTGA
- a CDS encoding ferrochelatase, which translates to MSTETEVTVPFASAAAASGAPHVEVPVAYDAVILASFGGPEGQDDVIPFLRNVTRGRGIPEERLEEVGTHYRAFGGVSPINQQNRELKAALEAEIARRGLGLPVYWGNRNWAPYLEDAVSQAAADGHRTLLALATSAYSSYSSDRQYREDLARVLIDTGLGEGDDPVTIDKVRLFFDHPGFVEPFFEGVREAVEGWIADGVEPSTIHVLFSTHSIPTGDADRSGPRDVEWPEGGAYAAQHRAVAAYIMGRLAEEIPAVGTIGWDLVFQSRSGPPSQPWLEPDVNDRIAQLPGEGKAAVAIVPLGFVSDHMEVMWDLDNEALASAADAGLRAVRTRTPGTHPAFVAGLVDLIEERLNGTPAAERPHVTDLGPWYDVSRPGDCENARLGFLPAAAGLIP; encoded by the coding sequence GTGAGCACCGAGACCGAGGTCACCGTCCCGTTCGCGTCCGCCGCCGCCGCGAGCGGCGCCCCGCACGTGGAGGTGCCGGTCGCCTACGACGCGGTGATCCTCGCGAGCTTCGGCGGTCCCGAGGGGCAGGACGACGTGATCCCGTTCCTGCGCAACGTCACGCGAGGCCGCGGCATCCCGGAGGAGCGTCTCGAGGAGGTCGGCACGCACTATCGCGCGTTCGGCGGCGTGAGCCCGATCAACCAGCAGAACCGCGAGCTGAAGGCGGCCCTCGAGGCCGAGATCGCCCGCCGCGGGCTCGGCCTGCCGGTGTACTGGGGCAACCGCAACTGGGCGCCGTATCTCGAGGACGCCGTCTCGCAGGCGGCGGCGGACGGTCACCGCACGCTGCTCGCCCTCGCCACGAGCGCCTACAGCTCCTACTCCAGTGACCGCCAGTACCGCGAGGATCTCGCCCGCGTGCTCATCGACACCGGGCTCGGCGAGGGCGATGACCCCGTCACGATCGACAAGGTCCGCCTCTTCTTCGACCACCCGGGCTTCGTCGAGCCGTTCTTCGAGGGCGTCCGCGAGGCCGTCGAGGGCTGGATCGCCGACGGCGTGGAGCCGTCGACCATCCACGTCCTTTTCTCCACCCACTCGATTCCCACCGGCGACGCCGACCGGTCGGGCCCGCGCGACGTGGAATGGCCCGAGGGGGGCGCGTACGCCGCGCAGCACCGCGCCGTGGCGGCCTACATCATGGGCCGCCTGGCCGAGGAGATCCCCGCGGTCGGCACGATCGGCTGGGACCTCGTGTTCCAGTCGCGCTCGGGCCCGCCGTCGCAGCCGTGGCTCGAGCCCGACGTGAACGACCGCATCGCGCAGCTGCCCGGCGAGGGCAAGGCGGCGGTGGCGATCGTGCCGCTCGGCTTCGTGAGCGATCACATGGAGGTGATGTGGGACCTCGACAACGAGGCGCTCGCCTCCGCCGCCGACGCCGGACTGCGCGCCGTGCGCACGCGGACGCCGGGCACGCACCCCGCCTTCGTGGCCGGGCTGGTCGACCTCATCGAGGAGCGCCTGAACGGCACGCCGGCCGCCGAGCGCCCGCACGTGACCGATCTCGGGCCCTGGTACGACGTCTCGCGCCCCGGCGACTGCGAGAACGCGCGCCTCGGCTTCCTGCCGGCCGCCGCGGGCCTCATCCCCTGA
- a CDS encoding ribose-5-phosphate isomerase yields MRIHIATDHAGLEFSTQLQHHLAGQGHEVIDHGPVTYDPLDDYPAFCIRAAQAVVADQEAGVDALGVVFGGSGNGEQIAANKVRGVRAALVWSIATAELAREHNDANVIAIGARQHTFDDVVEFIERFIATPFTGEERHVRRIGQIADFENDGTLLPDPRA; encoded by the coding sequence ATGCGGATCCACATCGCGACCGACCACGCGGGACTCGAGTTCTCCACGCAGCTGCAGCACCACCTGGCCGGGCAGGGCCACGAGGTGATCGATCACGGGCCGGTCACGTACGACCCCCTCGACGACTACCCGGCGTTCTGCATCCGGGCCGCCCAGGCGGTCGTCGCCGATCAGGAGGCCGGGGTCGACGCGCTCGGCGTCGTGTTCGGCGGATCCGGCAACGGCGAGCAGATCGCCGCGAACAAGGTCAGGGGCGTCCGCGCCGCGCTGGTGTGGAGCATCGCCACCGCGGAGCTCGCCCGCGAGCACAACGACGCCAACGTGATCGCGATCGGCGCCCGACAGCACACGTTCGACGACGTCGTCGAGTTCATCGAGCGCTTCATCGCCACGCCGTTCACGGGCGAGGAGCGCCACGTGCGCCGCATCGGCCAGATCGCCGACTTCGAGAACGACGGCACGCTCCTCCCGGATCCCCGTGCCTGA
- a CDS encoding Fpg/Nei family DNA glycosylase, translating to MPEGHSVHRIARQFSRNFVGRRVRASSPQGRFAEGAALLDGREPTRARAVGKQMFLAFEGDLWLRVHLGLYGAWDFAGEILVDPTIASANGRMGQTNQRGTVLDEPIYDDAGENSLTSIGAPRKTRVHVRMSEQTKGLDEADGLAAPDAEWPPPVVGQVRLRLLTDATCADLRGPTACVVETGEQVQAVIDRLGPDPLVGDPAENEERFVRAVRRRNVAIGQLLMDQAVVSGIGNVYRAELLFRAGLDPHTPGKVIPEETLRGLWRDWDALLRIGVETGQMMTMDGLEGEAWRRAMASRDDRHWVYHRAGLPCRVCGTEIALEEMQARKLYWCPGCQR from the coding sequence GTGCCTGAGGGCCACTCCGTCCACCGCATCGCCCGGCAGTTCTCGCGCAACTTCGTCGGGCGGCGCGTGCGCGCCTCGAGCCCGCAGGGGCGCTTCGCCGAGGGCGCGGCGCTGCTCGACGGGCGCGAGCCGACGCGGGCGCGGGCGGTCGGCAAGCAGATGTTCCTCGCGTTCGAGGGCGACCTGTGGTTGCGCGTGCACCTCGGCCTGTACGGCGCGTGGGACTTCGCCGGCGAGATCCTCGTCGACCCGACGATCGCGTCGGCCAACGGCCGGATGGGGCAGACCAACCAGCGCGGCACCGTGCTCGACGAGCCGATCTACGACGACGCGGGCGAGAACTCGCTCACGTCGATCGGTGCCCCGCGCAAGACGCGCGTGCATGTGCGCATGTCGGAGCAGACCAAGGGCCTCGACGAGGCCGACGGCCTCGCGGCGCCCGACGCCGAGTGGCCGCCGCCGGTGGTGGGGCAGGTGCGGCTGCGGCTGCTGACCGATGCCACGTGCGCCGATCTGCGCGGACCGACCGCGTGCGTCGTCGAGACGGGGGAGCAGGTGCAGGCGGTCATCGATCGCCTGGGCCCTGATCCGCTCGTGGGCGACCCCGCCGAGAACGAGGAGCGCTTCGTCCGCGCCGTGCGGCGCCGCAACGTGGCGATCGGCCAGCTCCTGATGGATCAGGCCGTGGTCAGCGGCATCGGCAATGTCTACCGCGCGGAGCTGCTGTTCCGTGCCGGACTGGACCCGCACACGCCGGGCAAGGTCATCCCGGAGGAGACGCTGCGCGGGCTCTGGCGCGACTGGGACGCGCTGCTGCGCATCGGCGTCGAGACCGGGCAGATGATGACGATGGACGGCCTGGAGGGCGAGGCCTGGCGCAGGGCCATGGCCAGCCGCGACGACCGTCACTGGGTCTACCACCGCGCCGGCCTGCCGTGCCGCGTGTGCGGCACCGAGATCGCGCTCGAGGAGATGCAGGCCCGCAAGCTGTACTGGTGCCCCGGCTGCCAGAGATGA
- a CDS encoding amidohydrolase: protein MERGSVVDVIANVRIAGEGRELMPLALVEPAALYDVFLREGRILDIAPAGNAVRRGAVLDAEGAWLVPGLWDHHVHLLQWALAQSRASVEHAASPTEAAALAAAQPASDDGRRVLQRWRDGLWSEAASRAALDAATGDVPTYLLAADSHAVWMNAAAFRREGLEPTASGILREDDAFRMISVVNQVSDATADRAVRAAADAAAARGVVGVWDLEFGWELPAWRRRAAAGWDALRVYTDVYPDRLETAIGEGLETGAPLAGSDLIRVGMLKVLADGSLGTRTAWTTDPYDGHPHHHGGHNVAPERMVELVVRAAAAGIATTIHAIGDRTNAAALDAFARAGVPGRIEHAQLVAAADVQRFAHLGVSASVQPQHALDDRELTDRYWGAHRATPYPLRSFRDAGVDILLGSDAPVAPLDPWGAMAAAVFRTDDDRAPWHPEQALDARTALAASTAGGSGDPQTIEPGAPADLAVVAHDPLAADREALRAMPVHATLLGGRLTHLA, encoded by the coding sequence ATGGAACGCGGATCCGTCGTCGATGTCATCGCCAACGTGCGGATCGCGGGGGAGGGGCGCGAGCTCATGCCGCTCGCGCTGGTGGAGCCGGCGGCCCTTTACGACGTGTTCCTGCGCGAGGGGCGGATCCTCGACATCGCCCCGGCGGGCAATGCGGTGCGCCGCGGCGCCGTGCTCGACGCGGAGGGGGCCTGGCTCGTGCCGGGCCTGTGGGACCACCACGTGCACCTGCTGCAGTGGGCGCTCGCGCAGTCGCGCGCCTCGGTGGAGCACGCGGCCTCTCCGACCGAGGCCGCGGCCCTCGCCGCCGCCCAGCCCGCGTCCGACGACGGGCGCCGCGTGCTGCAGCGGTGGCGTGACGGGCTGTGGAGCGAGGCCGCGTCGCGCGCCGCCCTCGACGCGGCCACGGGCGATGTGCCGACGTACCTGCTGGCGGCCGACTCGCACGCCGTGTGGATGAACGCCGCCGCGTTCCGCCGCGAGGGCCTCGAGCCGACGGCATCGGGCATTCTGCGCGAGGACGACGCGTTCCGCATGATCAGCGTCGTCAACCAGGTCTCCGATGCCACCGCCGATCGGGCGGTGCGGGCGGCGGCTGACGCGGCGGCGGCCCGCGGGGTCGTGGGCGTGTGGGATCTCGAGTTCGGCTGGGAGCTTCCGGCCTGGCGCCGCCGCGCCGCGGCGGGCTGGGATGCCCTGCGCGTCTACACCGACGTCTACCCCGATCGTCTCGAGACCGCGATCGGCGAGGGTCTCGAGACGGGCGCCCCGCTCGCCGGCTCGGACCTCATCCGGGTCGGCATGCTCAAGGTGCTCGCCGACGGCTCGCTCGGCACGCGCACGGCGTGGACGACCGATCCGTACGACGGCCACCCGCATCACCACGGCGGGCACAACGTCGCGCCCGAGCGCATGGTGGAGCTCGTCGTCCGGGCCGCCGCGGCCGGCATCGCCACGACCATCCACGCGATCGGGGACCGCACCAACGCGGCCGCGCTCGACGCCTTCGCGCGCGCCGGGGTGCCGGGGCGTATCGAGCACGCGCAGCTGGTCGCAGCCGCCGACGTGCAGCGGTTCGCGCACCTCGGCGTCTCCGCCAGCGTGCAGCCGCAGCACGCCCTCGACGACCGCGAGCTGACGGATCGGTACTGGGGCGCCCACCGCGCCACGCCGTACCCGCTGCGGTCGTTCCGCGACGCCGGGGTCGACATCCTGCTCGGCTCCGACGCGCCGGTGGCGCCGCTGGACCCCTGGGGCGCGATGGCGGCGGCGGTGTTCCGCACCGACGACGACCGCGCGCCGTGGCACCCGGAGCAGGCGCTCGACGCGCGCACGGCCCTCGCGGCCTCGACCGCAGGCGGCTCCGGCGACCCGCAGACGATCGAACCGGGGGCGCCGGCCGACCTGGCCGTCGTGGCGCACGACCCGCTCGCCGCCGATCGCGAGGCGCTGCGCGCCATGCCCGTGCACGCGACGCTGCTCGGCGGGCGCCTGACGCACCTGGCCTGA
- a CDS encoding Dps family protein, with translation MSKLTIQATAADPTVAAAASQFLAPIVLGLQALTVNGKQAHWHVRGANFIGVHEFLDTLVAHAGGWADEAAERIIALGLPIDARLQTIADKTPATAVGAGFEQSADVIAKVVADIDAILADLQAAIDGLDEIDLTSQDVAIGIKAGLEKDRWFLVAHVAE, from the coding sequence ATGAGCAAGCTCACCATCCAGGCCACCGCCGCCGACCCGACCGTCGCCGCCGCCGCGTCGCAGTTCCTCGCGCCGATCGTGCTGGGTCTGCAGGCCCTCACCGTCAACGGCAAGCAGGCGCACTGGCACGTCCGCGGCGCCAACTTCATCGGCGTCCACGAGTTCCTCGACACGCTCGTCGCGCACGCCGGCGGTTGGGCCGACGAGGCCGCCGAGCGCATCATCGCGCTGGGCCTGCCCATCGACGCGCGCCTGCAGACGATCGCCGACAAGACGCCCGCCACCGCCGTGGGCGCCGGCTTCGAGCAGTCCGCCGACGTCATCGCGAAGGTCGTCGCCGACATCGACGCGATCCTCGCCGACCTGCAGGCCGCGATCGACGGCCTCGACGAGATCGACCTGACCAGCCAGGACGTCGCGATCGGCATCAAGGCCGGCCTCGAGAAGGACCGCTGGTTCCTCGTGGCGCACGTCGCCGAGTAA
- a CDS encoding gamma carbonic anhydrase family protein: protein MTIANGASVLALPGATPSIDPSALLVDGARVIGDVAVGERASIWYNAVVRGDVNAIRIGARSNVQDNVSIHVDGGHPAVIGEDVSIGHNAVVHGCAIGDGSLIGMGAVVLSGAAIGESSLVAAGAVVLEGTVVPPRSLVAGVPGKVRRELTDDEIAGLHDNARRYLDHAARHARAEERG from the coding sequence ATGACCATCGCGAACGGAGCCTCCGTGCTCGCCCTGCCCGGTGCGACACCCTCGATCGACCCGAGTGCCCTTCTCGTCGACGGCGCGCGCGTGATCGGCGACGTCGCCGTGGGCGAGCGGGCGAGCATCTGGTACAACGCCGTCGTGCGCGGGGACGTCAACGCGATCCGGATCGGGGCGCGCAGCAACGTGCAGGACAACGTGTCGATCCACGTCGACGGCGGTCACCCCGCGGTGATCGGCGAGGACGTGTCGATCGGGCACAACGCCGTCGTGCACGGCTGCGCGATCGGCGACGGATCGCTCATCGGCATGGGCGCCGTCGTGCTCTCGGGCGCGGCGATCGGCGAGAGCAGCCTCGTGGCGGCCGGCGCGGTCGTGCTGGAGGGCACCGTCGTGCCGCCGCGTTCGCTCGTGGCGGGCGTGCCGGGCAAGGTACGGCGGGAGCTCACCGACGACGAGATCGCCGGGCTGCATGACAACGCCCGCCGGTATCTCGATCACGCGGCGCGACACGCGCGGGCGGAGGAGCGGGGCTGA
- the tig gene encoding trigger factor — protein sequence MVNSTVEKLSPTRVKLHITVSPEELKPSIQHAYEHIAQDVQIPGFRKGKVPAPIIDQRIGRPAVMEHAVNEGLDTFYRQAVAENDLKVLGRPSAEIIEWPSEKDYSGDLVVEIETDVRPEFEVPSLEGLKVEVEAIEVDEAKVDEELERLRSRFGTLVTVDRPAAKGDFVELDLVATIDGAEIDRAEGVSYELGSGELLEGTDEAIESLTAGEATTFKSTLVGGEHAGEEAEVSVTVKAVKERELPEADDDFAQMASEFDTIAELRESLAEQTKTRGAFTQASAARDKLVEDLLAAVEIPVPASLVEDEVHRHLEQENRLDDDQHRAEVTEASEKQFRTQILLDAIAEKLDVKVSQDEFTQYLLQSAGQYGMAPQDFIQAIQQGGQLPALMGDVARNKALSIVLGKAEVVDTNGAPVDVSDFALTEDEAAVDEDETEENEAEKAE from the coding sequence ATGGTCAACAGCACCGTCGAGAAGCTCAGCCCGACGCGGGTGAAGCTGCACATCACGGTCAGCCCCGAGGAGCTCAAGCCGAGCATCCAGCACGCCTACGAGCACATCGCACAGGACGTGCAGATCCCCGGCTTCCGCAAGGGCAAGGTGCCGGCGCCGATCATCGACCAGCGCATCGGCCGCCCCGCGGTCATGGAGCACGCGGTCAACGAGGGGCTCGACACCTTCTACCGCCAGGCGGTCGCCGAGAACGACCTCAAGGTGCTCGGCCGCCCCTCGGCCGAGATCATCGAGTGGCCCAGCGAGAAGGACTACTCGGGCGACCTCGTCGTCGAGATCGAGACCGACGTGCGCCCCGAGTTCGAGGTCCCCTCGCTCGAGGGCCTCAAGGTCGAGGTCGAGGCCATCGAGGTCGACGAGGCCAAGGTCGACGAGGAGCTCGAGCGCCTGCGCTCGCGCTTCGGCACGCTCGTGACGGTCGACCGTCCCGCCGCCAAGGGCGACTTCGTGGAGCTCGACCTCGTCGCCACGATCGACGGCGCCGAGATCGACCGCGCCGAGGGCGTCTCGTACGAGCTCGGCTCGGGCGAGCTGCTCGAGGGCACCGACGAGGCGATCGAGTCGCTCACCGCCGGTGAGGCGACCACGTTCAAGTCCACCCTGGTGGGCGGCGAGCACGCCGGCGAGGAGGCCGAGGTCTCGGTCACCGTCAAGGCCGTCAAGGAACGCGAGCTGCCCGAGGCCGACGACGACTTCGCCCAGATGGCGAGCGAGTTCGACACGATCGCCGAGCTGCGCGAGAGCCTGGCCGAGCAGACGAAGACCCGCGGCGCGTTCACGCAGGCGTCGGCCGCGCGCGACAAGCTCGTCGAGGACCTCCTCGCCGCCGTCGAGATCCCGGTTCCCGCCTCGCTCGTCGAGGACGAGGTGCACCGTCACCTCGAGCAGGAGAACCGCCTCGACGACGACCAGCACCGCGCCGAGGTGACCGAGGCCAGCGAGAAGCAGTTCCGCACGCAGATCCTGCTCGACGCGATCGCGGAGAAGCTCGACGTCAAGGTCTCGCAGGACGAGTTCACGCAGTACCTGCTGCAGTCGGCCGGCCAGTACGGCATGGCCCCGCAGGACTTCATCCAGGCCATCCAGCAGGGCGGCCAGCTGCCCGCGCTGATGGGTGACGTCGCCCGCAACAAGGCCCTGTCGATCGTGCTCGGCAAGGCCGAGGTCGTCGACACCAATGGCGCGCCGGTCGACGTGTCGGACTTCGCCCTCACCGAGGACGAGGCGGCCGTGGACGAGGACGAGACCGAGGAGAACGAGGCCGAGAAGGCCGAGTAA
- a CDS encoding TIGR03557 family F420-dependent LLM class oxidoreductase, translating into MTRFGYTLMTEQSGPRQLVGYAVDAERAGFDFEVMSDHYSPWLASQGHSPYAWAVLGAVAHATERVDLATYVTCPTMRYHPVVVAQKAATVQLLSEGRFTLGLGAGENLNEHVVGERWPAVDERHDMLEEAVLLIRELLTGDLITWQGDHFRADSARVWDAPEGGVPIGIAVSGPKSLERFAPLGDHLITTSPEAALVDGWRERTSQPEPRSIGQVPICWAPDADEAVALAHEEFRWFGGAWHVNSDLPTPAGFTQATQYVRPEDVAGSIACGPDLDALAESVRPFVDAGFTDIAIVQVGDRHQQRFLDEVAEPLLERLRALG; encoded by the coding sequence ATGACGCGATTCGGATACACCCTGATGACCGAGCAGAGCGGACCCCGGCAGCTGGTGGGCTACGCGGTCGACGCGGAGCGGGCCGGGTTCGACTTCGAGGTGATGAGCGATCACTACTCCCCCTGGCTGGCCTCTCAGGGGCACTCGCCCTATGCGTGGGCGGTGCTGGGCGCGGTCGCCCACGCCACCGAGCGCGTGGATCTGGCCACCTACGTGACCTGCCCCACCATGCGGTACCACCCCGTCGTCGTCGCGCAGAAGGCCGCGACCGTGCAGCTGCTCTCCGAGGGCCGCTTCACGCTCGGGCTCGGCGCCGGGGAGAACCTCAACGAGCACGTCGTCGGCGAGCGGTGGCCGGCGGTCGACGAGCGGCACGACATGCTCGAGGAGGCGGTCCTGCTCATCCGGGAGCTCCTCACCGGCGACCTCATCACGTGGCAGGGCGATCACTTCCGCGCCGACTCGGCGCGCGTGTGGGACGCGCCGGAGGGCGGCGTGCCGATCGGCATCGCCGTGTCGGGACCGAAGTCGCTCGAGCGGTTCGCCCCGCTCGGCGATCACCTCATCACGACCAGCCCCGAGGCGGCGCTCGTCGACGGCTGGCGGGAGCGCACCTCGCAGCCCGAGCCGCGATCGATCGGCCAGGTGCCGATCTGCTGGGCGCCCGACGCGGACGAGGCGGTCGCGCTCGCGCACGAGGAGTTCCGCTGGTTCGGCGGCGCGTGGCACGTCAACTCCGACCTGCCCACGCCGGCCGGGTTCACCCAGGCGACGCAGTACGTGCGCCCGGAGGACGTCGCCGGCTCGATCGCGTGCGGCCCCGACCTCGACGCGCTGGCCGAGAGCGTGCGGCCGTTCGTGGACGCGGGCTTCACCGACATCGCGATCGTGCAGGTCGGCGATCGCCATCAGCAGCGCTTCCTCGACGAGGTCGCCGAGCCGCTGCTCGAGCGGCTGCGCGCGCTCGGCTGA
- a CDS encoding ATP-dependent Clp protease proteolytic subunit, with protein MPEPLMAQSVFDRLLKDRIIWLGSEVRDDNANEICAKILLLAAEDPNRDIYLYINSPGGSITAGMAIYDTMQFVPNDIVTVGIGMAASMGQLLLTSGTKGKRYITPNARVLLHQPHGGFGGTASDIQTQAELIVSMKNRLAQITAAQTGKTVEQINADGDRDRWFTAEEALEYGFVDHIREHAQDVIGAGGTDRDAD; from the coding sequence ATGCCCGAACCGCTGATGGCACAGAGTGTCTTCGACCGGCTGCTGAAGGACCGCATCATCTGGCTTGGCTCGGAGGTGCGCGACGACAACGCGAACGAGATCTGCGCCAAGATCCTGCTGCTCGCCGCCGAAGACCCGAACAGGGACATCTACCTCTACATCAACTCGCCCGGCGGATCGATCACCGCCGGCATGGCGATCTACGACACGATGCAGTTCGTGCCGAACGACATCGTCACCGTCGGCATCGGCATGGCCGCGTCGATGGGTCAGCTGCTGCTCACCAGCGGCACGAAGGGCAAGCGCTACATCACGCCGAACGCCCGCGTGCTCCTGCACCAGCCGCACGGCGGCTTCGGCGGCACGGCGAGCGACATCCAGACGCAGGCCGAGCTGATCGTGTCGATGAAGAACCGCCTCGCGCAGATCACCGCGGCGCAGACCGGCAAGACGGTCGAGCAGATCAACGCCGACGGTGACCGCGACCGCTGGTTCACGGCCGAGGAGGCCCTCGAGTACGGCTTCGTCGACCACATCCGCGAGCACGCTCAGGACGTCATCGGCGCCGGCGGCACCGACCGCGACGCGGACTGA